The Streptococcus sp. VT 162 genome has a window encoding:
- a CDS encoding uroporphyrinogen decarboxylase encodes MSEKKEWVLKAFRGEKVDRVPVGFWHHFTSEDEWLHGFSNPVIIEKNIEGHKRFIREVQPDFIKLMSDGYFAYPNPAIAKGKSLQELATIQTLGPDHAWIKEQVNLVKKIKQEFTEDIVAIYNIFAPVTYLKWLLGEVSGGDDLIADFLVEDPEALKKVLDVIAEDIASLSRAIIEEAGADGIYLSVQSIQDQRVSAADYQAVIAPSEITVLEAASAVGGVTVLHICGYEGARNDIHLFADYPAQVFNWAVGPEGITLKEGREIFKGRTVLGGFENGKTGLLYTGSKDAIQAEAKKLVAEAGEQGLVLGADCTIPSDIAVERIQWVREALEN; translated from the coding sequence ATGTCAGAAAAAAAAGAATGGGTTTTAAAAGCATTTAGAGGTGAAAAGGTTGATCGTGTGCCAGTTGGTTTTTGGCACCATTTCACATCCGAAGACGAATGGCTACATGGATTCTCAAATCCAGTCATTATCGAGAAGAATATTGAGGGCCATAAGCGCTTTATCCGAGAAGTTCAGCCAGACTTTATCAAACTCATGAGTGATGGCTACTTTGCTTATCCAAATCCAGCGATTGCCAAAGGCAAATCACTTCAAGAATTGGCGACCATTCAAACACTCGGACCAGATCATGCTTGGATAAAAGAGCAGGTGAACTTGGTTAAGAAAATCAAGCAAGAGTTTACAGAAGATATCGTTGCGATTTACAATATTTTTGCTCCTGTGACCTATCTCAAGTGGTTGCTTGGGGAAGTGTCTGGTGGCGATGACCTTATTGCGGACTTTCTGGTGGAAGATCCTGAAGCCCTTAAAAAGGTGTTGGATGTGATTGCAGAGGATATTGCTAGTCTCAGTCGAGCTATCATCGAAGAGGCTGGTGCAGATGGAATCTACCTCAGCGTGCAAAGCATCCAAGATCAACGAGTGTCAGCAGCAGATTATCAAGCCGTCATTGCACCTAGCGAGATAACGGTTCTGGAAGCAGCTAGTGCTGTTGGTGGCGTCACTGTTCTTCATATCTGTGGCTACGAGGGAGCGCGAAATGATATTCATCTTTTTGCAGACTACCCAGCCCAAGTCTTTAACTGGGCTGTAGGACCAGAGGGAATCACTCTCAAGGAAGGTCGTGAGATTTTCAAGGGACGTACGGTTCTTGGAGGATTCGAAAATGGCAAGACAGGCTTGCTGTATACTGGTAGCAAGGATGCCATTCAGGCTGAGGCAAAGAAACTAGTTGCAGAAGCTGGGGAACAGGGCTTGGTACTTGGGGCAGATTGTACCATTCCAAGTGATATCGCAGTTGAACGTATCCAGTGGGTGAGAGAAGCGCTTGAAAACTAA
- a CDS encoding enoyl-CoA hydratase: MKSKRWGIFIAVIGLLALVAISVVKNGHCKNGERCRGVQDFSKSSLPFLRSNDIASSLLVEKVRNGE; this comes from the coding sequence ATGAAAAGTAAAAGATGGGGCATCTTCATTGCAGTTATCGGTTTGCTGGCTTTGGTTGCCATAAGCGTCGTAAAAAATGGGCACTGCAAAAATGGAGAGAGATGTCGTGGAGTTCAGGATTTTTCCAAGTCCAGTCTTCCCTTTCTACGCTCGAATGATATCGCAAGCAGTTTATTAGTTGAAAAAGTAAGAAATGGAGAATAA